The Prevotella sp. E9-3 genome has a window encoding:
- a CDS encoding glycosyltransferase family 4 protein — protein sequence MKVLMFGWEYPPHVFGGLATANYGISEGLKAQGDIETVLCLPHPFGDESQHACRIVAMNAVPIAWRDVNRDYVQSRVGNIMDPDYYFKCREHLYADFNYMNVNDLGCMEFAGGYPGNLHEEINNYSIIAGVVARTEEFDIIHAHDWLTFPAGIHAKQVSGKPLCIHVHATDFDRSRGKVNPTVYSIEKNGMDNADCIMCVSELTRQTVINQYHQDPRKCFTVHNAVYPLPQEYQDIPRPDHTGKEKVVTFLGRITMQKGPEYFVEAANMVLHRTRNVRFCMAGSGDMMDAMIYLAAERGIADRFHFPGFMRGKQVYECLKASDVYVMPSVSEPFGISPLEAMQCGTPTIISKQSGCAEILDNCIKVDYWDIHALADSIYSICTNDSLFHYLKDEGKKEVDQITWEKVGRWIRTLYLRTLGWEN from the coding sequence ATGAAAGTTTTAATGTTTGGATGGGAGTATCCTCCTCATGTATTCGGTGGACTGGCCACCGCAAACTATGGTATTTCTGAAGGCTTGAAGGCTCAGGGCGACATTGAGACAGTACTCTGTTTGCCACATCCCTTTGGCGATGAGAGTCAGCATGCCTGTCGCATCGTGGCTATGAACGCAGTGCCTATTGCCTGGCGCGATGTGAATCGTGATTATGTGCAGAGCCGAGTGGGAAATATCATGGATCCCGACTATTATTTCAAGTGCCGTGAGCATCTCTATGCCGACTTCAACTATATGAATGTCAACGACCTGGGATGTATGGAGTTTGCCGGAGGATATCCGGGTAATCTGCACGAAGAAATAAACAATTATTCGATTATTGCCGGTGTAGTGGCAAGAACAGAAGAGTTCGACATTATTCATGCTCACGACTGGCTGACATTCCCTGCCGGCATTCATGCCAAACAGGTGAGTGGAAAACCATTGTGTATCCATGTGCATGCTACCGATTTCGACCGTTCACGCGGAAAGGTAAATCCAACGGTTTATTCCATTGAGAAGAACGGTATGGACAATGCCGACTGCATCATGTGTGTATCAGAACTGACCCGCCAGACGGTTATCAATCAGTATCATCAGGACCCACGCAAGTGCTTCACGGTTCACAATGCCGTTTATCCTTTGCCTCAAGAGTATCAGGACATTCCACGCCCAGATCATACAGGAAAAGAAAAAGTGGTGACTTTCCTGGGACGTATCACGATGCAGAAAGGTCCTGAATACTTCGTTGAAGCTGCTAATATGGTGCTCCATCGCACACGTAACGTTCGTTTCTGTATGGCAGGTTCAGGCGATATGATGGATGCAATGATTTATTTGGCCGCCGAACGAGGCATTGCCGACCGCTTCCACTTCCCCGGTTTTATGAGAGGTAAGCAGGTGTACGAGTGCCTGAAAGCTTCCGATGTGTATGTAATGCCATCAGTATCCGAACCGTTTGGTATCTCACCGCTTGAGGCTATGCAATGCGGAACGCCTACTATCATCTCGAAACAATCCGGATGTGCTGAAATCCTTGATAATTGCATCAAAGTAGATTATTGGGATATTCATGCATTGGCCGATTCCATCTATAGTATCTGTACCAACGATTCGTTGTTCCACTACTTGAAGGATGAGGGAAAGAAGGAGGTTGATCAGATTACATGGGAGAAGGTAGGCCGCTGGATACGTACTCTCTATCTACGCACCCTTGGTTGGGAAAATTGA
- a CDS encoding two-component regulator propeller domain-containing protein, which yields MASEFQFKNYDTSVGLSQNSVLAIAQDNMGFMWFGTRDGLNRFDGKSFKIYRKSTDRHGLGSNRISCIYESPNNELWIGTERGVFIYSPYSDSFRHFDLKADDGVEVTALTTVITGDGQRIFIGSTSQGVFIYDIEKKKLEHHLVNGALSVSGIYVDSNKTLWLAFYNSGLCYTRNDFKTIVDFTDENGRKILDGETVTGMEFSDADNIYLCSSASGLMELNINTRKLTPLIASAKGKDLYAHHLIKSDNKLMMATENGLFTYDISTRTSRHYRYESTNPFALTDNSLQTVYRDKDGGIWVGSFFGGVSYAPRMSYAFSNYIPRIDVTGSLPGRRVSKLAEGKDGRIWVGTEDGGLSYYSPQTGRFHFVETSSAFSNVQSLCVKGEQIWVGTFANGLKVVDASTGKLLHSYGASLAPGHLHDDIIFSLYATRNGHIYIGTLGGLYTYHAEDDSFEFYEELPKHEVYDIMEDRHGNLWVAIYDHGVYMRPVRSTKWQCFSTVNSTLVDNNVVSLFENSLGQIWVATDGSGVSCYNPSKQSFEKVPIPSNQPKRVVLAMTEDNEGLMWLTTNEGLMCYNPENSATRLFTTANGLMDNNFSYNSALCSSNGRIYLGCQTGLVAFSPESFLGVTAAPVVVATELVIQGRTVDHFSEDSPLAQSITTTKELILNHQQNSFALKMAILSYRDAQMRQISYMLEGFDHEWQSLYSDNYVRYTNLPAGHYVLHVQDITESGKIAEPYTLVITVLSPWYQRWWAWLSYLLIISGIIYFLYRYWTERARMSRRLAMEKFEHEKEQELYQSKINFFTNVAHEIRTPLTLIKGPLTDILQKDIEDDDERENLNIMDQNVTRLLNLTNQLLDFRKTERNGLKLNFESCNVAQLVKDVYVRFRPLMQNKGIDDTMKLPLEPLQAHVDREAVTKIVSNLLTNATKYCDHFVELTLERIADTIVLTVRNDGPVIDREIRKRIFTPFYRSESAQSQLGTGIGLALARSLAELHSGTLDIVDDPNLNVFQLTLPIEQQQTLLHGLDADAVEEKDQETSVDDVVSQEQNTVLIVEDNPQMQSYEKNHLSRHYHVLTADNGEDALKVLTEHEVDVIVSDVMMEGMDGFALCRSVKENVDFSHIPVILLTALTLDSAKVKGMESGADSYIEKPFSMDYLLSVIQNLLRSRQTAKHAYATSPFLQQETVSISKADEELMHRLEKVMAEHLTDSDFDISQMAAEMCMSRTNLNRKIRGMFDLTPNNYIKVERLKRAAQLLKQGDCKVNEVCYMVGFSSPSYFTQCFQKQFGLLPKDFILQNQ from the coding sequence GTGGCCTCGGAATTTCAATTCAAGAATTATGACACCAGTGTAGGATTGTCGCAGAACTCTGTTCTTGCCATCGCTCAAGACAATATGGGCTTTATGTGGTTTGGAACACGTGATGGATTGAACCGTTTTGATGGAAAATCATTCAAGATTTATCGTAAGAGTACGGATCGTCATGGATTGGGCAGTAATCGTATTTCCTGTATCTATGAGAGTCCAAATAATGAACTGTGGATAGGAACAGAGCGTGGGGTGTTCATCTATTCTCCATATAGCGATTCGTTTCGCCATTTCGACCTAAAGGCCGACGATGGAGTAGAAGTGACTGCTTTGACTACGGTGATAACCGGCGACGGACAGCGCATCTTCATTGGTAGTACCAGTCAGGGAGTCTTTATCTACGATATAGAGAAAAAGAAATTGGAACACCACTTGGTGAACGGAGCCCTCTCGGTATCGGGAATCTATGTAGATAGCAATAAAACCCTCTGGCTGGCCTTTTACAATAGTGGTCTGTGCTACACGCGTAATGATTTCAAGACCATTGTTGATTTCACGGATGAAAACGGTCGTAAGATTCTTGATGGAGAAACTGTTACCGGAATGGAGTTCTCAGACGCTGATAATATCTATCTGTGTTCGTCGGCCTCGGGACTGATGGAATTGAACATCAATACAAGAAAACTTACACCACTCATTGCTTCGGCTAAAGGTAAAGATCTGTATGCACATCACCTCATCAAGAGCGACAATAAACTGATGATGGCTACAGAGAATGGACTCTTTACTTATGATATCAGTACCCGGACTTCAAGGCACTATCGCTACGAATCGACCAATCCTTTTGCGCTGACAGATAATTCACTTCAGACTGTCTATCGCGATAAAGACGGCGGTATATGGGTAGGTTCGTTCTTTGGCGGCGTGAGCTATGCGCCAAGAATGTCTTACGCTTTCAGTAATTATATACCAAGAATAGATGTGACTGGTTCTTTGCCTGGTCGTCGTGTCAGTAAGTTGGCTGAAGGAAAGGACGGACGTATCTGGGTTGGTACTGAGGATGGAGGTCTTAGCTATTATTCTCCGCAAACAGGTCGTTTCCATTTTGTAGAAACAAGTTCCGCTTTTTCTAACGTGCAGAGTCTTTGCGTGAAAGGGGAACAAATCTGGGTGGGCACATTTGCCAATGGTCTGAAAGTAGTAGATGCCAGTACCGGAAAACTTTTGCACAGTTATGGCGCAAGTCTTGCGCCCGGTCATCTGCACGATGATATTATCTTCTCGTTGTATGCTACGCGTAACGGACATATTTATATTGGCACATTAGGCGGTCTCTATACTTATCATGCCGAGGATGACAGTTTTGAGTTCTATGAAGAATTGCCCAAGCATGAAGTATATGATATAATGGAAGACCGTCATGGCAATTTATGGGTTGCCATCTATGATCATGGCGTATATATGCGTCCTGTAAGAAGTACGAAATGGCAATGTTTCAGTACTGTCAACTCAACCCTCGTTGACAACAATGTGGTGAGCCTGTTCGAAAACTCACTTGGACAAATATGGGTGGCTACCGATGGAAGCGGAGTAAGTTGTTACAACCCTTCAAAGCAAAGTTTTGAAAAAGTACCTATCCCCAGTAACCAGCCCAAACGAGTTGTGCTGGCTATGACCGAGGACAACGAGGGGCTGATGTGGCTGACTACCAATGAAGGTCTGATGTGTTATAATCCGGAGAATTCTGCTACACGTTTGTTTACAACCGCCAATGGGTTGATGGACAATAACTTTAGCTATAATTCGGCCCTTTGTAGCAGTAATGGACGTATCTATCTGGGATGTCAGACAGGGCTGGTGGCTTTCTCACCAGAAAGTTTTCTTGGCGTTACGGCAGCTCCTGTGGTAGTGGCCACTGAACTGGTGATACAAGGTAGGACGGTTGATCATTTCTCTGAAGATTCTCCGTTGGCACAGAGTATCACTACAACCAAAGAACTAATCCTTAATCATCAGCAAAACTCGTTTGCCCTGAAGATGGCCATTCTTTCGTATCGTGATGCCCAGATGAGACAAATCAGTTATATGCTTGAAGGCTTTGACCACGAGTGGCAGTCACTGTACAGTGACAACTATGTTCGCTACACCAACCTTCCCGCCGGACATTATGTACTTCATGTACAGGATATTACCGAGTCTGGAAAAATAGCAGAACCCTATACACTCGTTATCACGGTGCTCAGTCCCTGGTATCAGCGTTGGTGGGCATGGTTGAGCTATCTGTTGATCATATCGGGCATCATTTATTTCTTGTATCGTTACTGGACCGAGCGGGCTCGTATGAGTCGGCGGTTGGCAATGGAGAAGTTTGAACATGAGAAAGAACAGGAACTCTATCAGAGCAAGATAAACTTCTTTACCAATGTGGCACATGAAATTCGTACGCCTCTCACACTGATAAAAGGTCCCTTGACGGATATCCTGCAAAAGGATATTGAGGATGATGATGAACGTGAAAATCTGAACATCATGGATCAGAACGTGACGCGGTTACTGAATCTTACCAACCAGTTGTTGGATTTTAGAAAGACAGAGCGCAACGGACTGAAACTGAATTTCGAATCGTGCAACGTCGCTCAATTGGTGAAGGATGTGTATGTACGTTTCAGACCTCTTATGCAGAATAAAGGAATTGACGATACGATGAAACTTCCTTTAGAGCCTCTTCAGGCTCATGTGGATCGTGAAGCAGTAACTAAGATAGTGAGCAATTTGCTGACAAATGCGACAAAATACTGTGACCACTTTGTTGAACTTACATTGGAACGAATTGCTGACACGATTGTCTTGACAGTTCGAAACGATGGACCGGTCATAGACCGCGAGATACGTAAACGTATTTTTACACCGTTCTATCGCTCGGAGTCAGCACAGTCGCAGTTGGGTACAGGTATCGGACTGGCACTTGCCCGTTCGTTAGCGGAATTGCATAGCGGAACCCTCGATATTGTTGATGATCCCAACTTGAATGTGTTCCAGCTTACACTGCCTATCGAACAACAACAAACCCTTCTGCATGGGTTGGATGCCGATGCTGTCGAAGAAAAGGATCAGGAAACATCTGTCGACGATGTTGTTTCGCAAGAACAAAACACCGTGCTGATTGTCGAAGATAATCCACAGATGCAGAGTTATGAGAAGAACCATTTGAGTCGGCATTATCATGTGCTGACAGCCGATAACGGCGAAGATGCTTTGAAGGTGTTGACCGAACATGAAGTGGATGTCATCGTTTCCGATGTAATGATGGAAGGAATGGATGGATTCGCACTCTGTCGTAGTGTAAAGGAAAATGTTGATTTCAGTCACATACCCGTCATACTTCTAACAGCTCTTACGCTCGATTCTGCCAAAGTGAAAGGAATGGAGAGCGGAGCCGACAGCTATATTGAAAAGCCGTTCTCAATGGATTATCTACTGAGTGTGATTCAAAATCTGTTACGCTCTCGCCAGACTGCCAAACATGCTTATGCCACATCGCCTTTCCTTCAACAGGAAACTGTGTCTATTTCAAAGGCCGATGAAGAACTGATGCATCGTTTGGAGAAAGTGATGGCTGAACATTTGACAGATAGTGATTTCGATATTTCGCAGATGGCTGCTGAGATGTGTATGAGCCGAACCAATCTGAACAGAAAAATCAGAGGAATGTTCGACCTTACACCTAATAATTATATTAAGGTGGAACGATTGAAAAGAGCAGCCCAGTTGTTGAAGCAGGGCGACTGCAAAGTGAATGAAGTGTGCTATATGGTAGGCTTCAGCTCACCAAGCTACTTCACTCAATGCTTCCAAAAGCAGTTCGGACTGTTGCCAAAAGACTTTATTCTGCAAAATCAGTAA
- a CDS encoding glycoside hydrolase family 57 protein has translation MKTICLYFEIHQIIHLKRYRFFDIGADHYYYDDYENERSISDIAERSYMPALNTLLQMIKENGNYFKVAFSLSGVGIEQLEMHAPQVLEKLQELNETGCVEFLAEPYSHGLSSLANEESFARDIKKQCQKMEEYFGKKPTVARNSSLIYSDDIGAQIAALGFKGMLTEGAKHVLGWKSPHYVYNCNMAPNLKLLLRDVELSDDISLRFNNAEWEGYPLFADAYIDRIARLPEEEQIINIFMELSALGIAQPLSSNILDFIKALPVCAKAKGITFSTPTEICMKVKSVGQLDVPDTLSWVDEERDVSCWLGNAMQREAFNKLYSVADRLLIANDPRINQDWDYLQASNNFRFMTTKPSNVGLDRGIYSGPFDAFTNYMNILGDFINRVNALYPLEIDNEELNSLLTTIRNQGDEIEMKDKEIIRLKARLEKLEPNADSPKKAPAKKTAVKKAPAKKAAKKATEPAEAPVEKKED, from the coding sequence ATGAAAACGATTTGTTTATATTTCGAGATACATCAGATTATTCATCTGAAGCGTTACCGTTTCTTTGACATCGGTGCCGACCATTATTATTATGATGACTACGAGAATGAGCGTAGCATCAGCGATATTGCCGAGCGCAGCTATATGCCTGCGTTGAACACCTTGTTGCAGATGATCAAGGAGAATGGCAATTATTTTAAAGTGGCGTTCTCACTCTCGGGTGTTGGAATAGAACAGTTAGAGATGCATGCCCCACAGGTTCTGGAGAAGTTGCAGGAACTGAACGAGACCGGTTGTGTGGAGTTCTTGGCTGAACCTTATAGTCACGGCCTTTCTTCATTGGCCAATGAGGAAAGCTTTGCTCGCGACATCAAGAAGCAATGCCAGAAAATGGAAGAGTATTTCGGCAAGAAACCGACTGTTGCTCGCAACTCGTCTCTTATTTATAGTGATGATATCGGTGCTCAGATTGCAGCCTTAGGTTTCAAGGGTATGCTGACGGAAGGCGCTAAGCATGTTCTGGGATGGAAATCGCCCCACTATGTGTACAATTGCAATATGGCCCCCAATCTGAAGTTGCTGTTGCGTGATGTTGAACTGAGTGACGATATTTCACTGCGTTTCAATAATGCCGAGTGGGAGGGCTATCCCCTCTTTGCCGATGCTTATATTGACCGTATTGCCCGTTTGCCAGAGGAAGAGCAGATCATCAATATCTTCATGGAACTGTCGGCTTTGGGTATCGCCCAGCCGTTGTCATCGAATATCCTCGATTTTATCAAGGCACTTCCCGTTTGTGCTAAAGCAAAAGGTATCACCTTCTCTACACCAACAGAAATCTGCATGAAGGTGAAGAGCGTTGGTCAGTTGGATGTGCCCGACACATTGTCATGGGTAGATGAGGAGCGCGATGTAAGCTGCTGGTTAGGTAATGCCATGCAGCGTGAGGCTTTCAATAAACTGTATAGTGTGGCCGACCGCCTGCTTATTGCCAATGATCCACGTATCAATCAAGACTGGGACTACCTGCAGGCATCCAACAACTTCCGCTTCATGACCACAAAGCCATCGAATGTGGGATTGGATCGTGGTATCTATAGCGGTCCTTTCGATGCCTTTACTAACTATATGAATATCCTTGGCGATTTCATCAACCGTGTAAATGCCCTTTATCCACTCGAGATAGACAATGAGGAACTGAACTCACTGCTTACCACTATCCGAAATCAGGGTGATGAGATTGAGATGAAGGACAAGGAAATCATTCGTTTGAAAGCTCGCCTGGAGAAATTGGAACCAAATGCCGATAGTCCTAAGAAAGCCCCAGCAAAGAAAACTGCAGTAAAAAAGGCTCCAGCCAAGAAAGCAGCCAAGAAAGCAACTGAGCCTGCTGAGGCACCAGTAGAGAAAAAGGAAGATTAA